A section of the Humulus lupulus chromosome 2, drHumLupu1.1, whole genome shotgun sequence genome encodes:
- the LOC133818846 gene encoding lysine-specific demethylase JMJ26-like isoform X3, giving the protein MVQGMQTPPNEAVPEAEERAFESHDKVREDKESFIDGRGMEDQMKVSESDQNVRENKENNIDDHGIKDQVKVSESNGKVSESDERIRVSKESFVDDRGIYGEEEVLKSNEKVLKIIGKTSESDEQMPDSKDGFVDDRSIDGEEKVSEDDVKISESNDKVRECKESIVDDCGVDGEVKLSDNGGKLSESTEKLPESKESFTVDCGIEGGKKKRGRKKKVPITGDSAADVVVNEASVKKRGRKPGKVNCLSGSSELLEEKGQGNDCSVKVVHLRGEKKPKLAEDDGKNGVSESEQVEGVGVSGGSVDESGDDTLKSRLRTRLTRVVYTDPFEIDGDDEDHKRKKGRRKRKVAVDQNEGVEENQTGNGPKDVDGDLTAKCGRRGGKKAVVRGLELENKSNGDLDGEGVHNECNKGSKKRMNKIKDRGVRNEKEDLKEGLLENKESLNQEKKFGDLKEAHENGGNLDNDQKGRRRKSKDSEQEDSHKRKRDQKFVEEISLMCHQCQRNDKGRVVRCTKCKRKRFCVPCIENWYPNTPEEDIAESCPVCRENCNCKSCLRLDVPLKKLKENTVNVSDDDKIEYSRYLLQQLLPFMKRLNAEQVIERELEAKRQGIAVLELEIQKAGCFENERVYCNNCRTSIVDFHRSCPRCSYDLCLICCREIQDGHLRGGGEDVVFQFINRGLEYLHGGKPETITICSDSARPTSEWKANDDGRIPCPPKDMQGCGDGLLELRCIFSENFVSELVKKGEEIAETYSLIDMSETPGQQCLCNSARDVSDLNNGTVRKAASREDSDDNYLYCPSATEIQQEDLKHFRWHWSRGEPVIVSNVLETTSGLSWEPLVMWRACRQMNHTKHSKHLEVKAIDCLDWCEGDINIHQFFTGYLEGRFDFKHWPQILKLKDWPPTNLFEERLPRHNMEFLSCLPFKEYTHPHGGFLNLAVKLPKMAIKPDMGPKTYIAYGVQQELGRGDSVTKLHCDMSDAVNVLMHTADVSFTPEQLIVIENLKKKHNEQDQREIFGNDQTVDNKVNGKKSEKRQEAKLGQDKSGDSIEHSLNCEKKLQNLEMAEGGALWDIFRREDVPKLQEYLKKHFREFRHVHCSPLEQVIHPIHDQTIYLAMEHKRKLKEEYGIEPWSFVQKLGDAVFIPAGCPHQVRNLKSCIKVALDFVSPENVGECIRLSEEFRVLPPNHKANEDKLEVRKMTLYAMASALETLVPEARSETTPSKITES; this is encoded by the exons ATGGTGCAAGGTATGCAGACACCGCCAAACGAAGCCGTGCCGGAGGCTGAAGAGAGAGCCTTTGAAAGTCATGATAAGGTGCGGGAAGATAAGGAGAGTTTTATTGATGGTCGAGGTATGGAGGATCAGATGAAAGTCTCGGAAAGTGATCAGAATGTGCGGGAAAATAAAGAGAATAATATTGATGATCACGGTATCAAGGATCAAGTGAAAGTCTCTGAAAGTAATGGAAAAGTCTCGGAAAGTGATGAGAGAATACGGGTAAGTAAGGAGAGTTTTGTCGATGATCGCGGTATCTATGGTGAAGAGGAAGTCCTAAAAAGTAATGAGAAAGTATTGAAAATTATTGGGAAAACATCAGAAAGTGATGAACAAATGCCGGATAGCAAGGATGGTTTTGTTGATGATCGCAGTATCGACGGTGAAGAGAAAGTTTCGGAAGATGATGTGAAAATCTCGGAAAGCAATGATAAAGTGCGAGAATGTAAGGAGAGTATTGTTGATGATTGCGGTGTCGACGGTGAAGTGAAACTGTCCGATAATGGTGGGAAACTCTCCGAAAGTACTGAGAAATtgccggaaagtaaggagagtttTACTGTTGATTGTGGTATTGAGGGTGGAAAGAAGAAGCGTGGTAGGAAGAAGAAGGTTCCGATAACTGGCGATTCAGCTGCGGACGTGGTTGTTAATGAAGCTTCTGTCAAGAAACGAGGAAGAAAGCCTGGGAAAGTAAATTGTTTGAGTGGCAGTTCGGAACTTTTGGAGGAGAAAGGTCAGGGGAATGATTGTTCGGTGAAGGTGGTTCATTTAAGAGGGGAAAAAAAACCGAAGCTTGCGGAAGATGATGGGAAGAATGGTGTCAGTGAAAGTGAGCAAGTTGAAGGGGTTGGTGTTAGTGGTGGTTCTGTTGACGAGTCTGGAGATGATACACTGAAGAGCCGACTTAGGACTAGACTTACCAGGGTCGTGTATACGGATCCATTTGAGATCGATGGAGATGACGAGGATCATAAAAGAAAGAAGGGTCGTAGAAAGAGGAAAGTGGCAGTGGATCAGAATGAAGGTGTTGAGGAAAATCAAACAGGAAATGGTCCGAAAGATGTCGATGGTGATTTGACTGCTAAATGCGGTCGAAGAGGTGGAAAGAAGGCTGTGGTTCGGGGGTTGGAGTTGGAGAATAAATCAAACGGTGATTTAGATGGAGAAGGCGTGCACAATGAGTGTAATAAGGGATCTAAAAAGCGCATGAACAAGATTAAGGATAGAGGGGTAAGGAATGAAAAGGAGGATTTGAAAGAAGGTCTATTGGAAAATAAAGAGAGTTTGAATCAAGAGAAGAAGTTTGGCGATTTGAAGGAAGCACATGAAAATGGAGGAAATTTGGACAATGACCAAAAGGGTAGGCGTAGGAAATCAAAAGATTCAGAGCAAGAGGATTCACATAAAAGAAAGAGGGACCAAAAA TTTGTTGAAGAGATATCCTTAATGTGCCATCAATGTCAAAGGAACGACAAAGGCAGGGTTGTTAGATGTACAAAGTGTAAGAGAAAGCGGTTTTGTGTACCTTGCATAGAGAACTG GTATCCTAATACACCTGAAGAGGACATTGCTGAGTCATGTCCTGTATGCAGGGAAAATTGTAACTGCAAATCCTGCTTGCGCTTAGATGTACCCCTCAAG AAATTGAAGGAGAACACAGTTAATGTCAGTGATGATGATAAAATTGAGTATTCTAGGTATTTGCTTCAACAGCTTCTTCCGTTTATGAAAAGACTAAATGCTGAACAAGTTATTGAAAGAGAGCTAGAGGCTAAAAGACAAG GAATAGCCGTGTTAGAGCTGGAGATACAAAAGGCGGGTTGCTTTGAAAATGAGCGTGTATATTG CAACAACTGCAGAACTTCAATTGTTGATTTTCACAGAAGCTGTCCTAGATGCTCATATGACCTTTGCCTCATTTGTTGCCGCGAGATTCAAGATGGACACCTGCGCGGAGGTGGGGAGGATGTTGTTTTTCAGTTTATTAATAGAGGCTTGGAATACTTGCATGGTGGTAAGCCTGAAACTATCACTATCTGTTCGGACAGTGCAAGGCCAACCTCTGAGTGGAAAGCAAATGATGATGGAAGAATTCCATGTCCCCCAAAGGACATGCAAGGTTGCGGTGATGGTCTCCTGGAACTGAGGTGCATTTTCTCTGAAAATTTTGTCTCCGAGTTGGTAAAGAAAGGAGAAGAAATAGCAGAAACTTACAGTCTAATTGACATGTCTGAAACTCCTGGACAACAATGTTTGTGCAACAGTGCAAGGGATGTGAGCGATTTGAACAATGGCACGGTAAGGAAGGCTGCTTCTCGAGAGGATTCTGATGACAATTATTTGTACTGTCCATCGGCCACAGAAATCCAACAAGAGGATTTAAAACATTTCAGGTGGCATTGGAGTAGAGGTGAACCTGTAATTGTTAGTAATGTGCTTGAAACTACTTCAGGTTTAAGCTGGGAACCATTGGTCATGTGGCGAGCATGTCGTCAGATGAATCATACCAAGCATAGTAAACATTTGGAAGTCAAGGCAATTGATTGCTTGGATTGGTGTGAG GGAGACATTAATATCCATCAATTCTTTACTGGGTATTTAGAAGGCCGGTTTGATTTTAAACACTGGCCTCAAATACTGAAGCTGAAAGATTGGCCTCCCACTAATTTATTTGAAGAGCGTCTGCCTCGTCATAATATGGAGTTTTTAAGTTGCTTGCCATTTAAGGAATACACAcatcctcatggtggttttctaAACCTGGCTGTCAAACTGCCCAAGATGGCTATAAAGCCAGACATGGGGCCCAAGACATACATTGCTTACGGTGTTCAGCAAGAGCTTGGACGAGGAGATTCTGTAACCAAGCTTCATTGTGACATGTCTGATGCA GTGAATGTTCTGATGCACACTGCTGATGTGAGCTTCACACCTGAACAACTTATTGTTATAGAAAACCTGAAAAAGAAGCACAATGAGCAAGACCAAAGAGAAATTTTTGGGAACGATCAGACTGTGGATAACAAAGTTAATGGTAAAAAATCTGAGAAGAGGCAAGAGGCAAAGTTAGGGCAAGATAAAAGTGGTGATAGTATTGAGCACTCGCTAAATTGTGAAAAGAAGTTGCAAAACTTGGAAATGGCCGAGGGTGGTGCTCTTTGGGACATTTTCAGGAGAGAGGATGTTCCCAAGCTGCAGGAATATCTGAAAAAGCACTTCAGAGAATTCAGGCATGTTCATTGTTCTCCATTAGAACAG GTTATTCACCCCATACATGACCAGACCATTTATTTGGCTATGGAGCACAAAAGGAAACTCAAGGAGGAATATG GAATTGAACCATGGTCATTTGTTCAAAAACTTGGAGATGCTGTCTTCATACCTGCTGGGTGTCCCCATCAAGTCAGAAATTTGAAG